The nucleotide window TATTGCCTCTGTTGTGCTGATCCCAAGCGCCTTCAAAACCTTCTCCGCATCAGTCTTCAGCTCTGGTTCAACTCGTGTCGTAATCATTGCTGTCTTTGCCATATGAAACCTCCTATGATAGTCAATTGTATCACATTTGATAGACAGTCAAGCGATATTTTACAGCAACACAAATGCGGTCAGAATTTTACGCCAACCATTGCGCTGCCATATCAGAAAGTTTTTTGGTAAGAAAGAACGGTCAAGCCTGAAAAGCGGTGAGCACTTCTCAGAAATTGATACCGAGATCAGGGAAAAGCGTTGTAAGCTGACGGACGTTGTTGGTAAGGAGCAGGACGCCAAAGGCAATAAGAACAATACCGCTTACCAGCATAATGACCTTCATATACTTGCGTATCCTGGCAGAATAGCTCAGGAACGAGTTGAACATAAGAGAAGAGATGAAGAACGGCACTGCAAGGCCAAGGGAGTAGACTGCAAGCAGTTTGAAGCCGTATTCAGCAGAACCCTTGGAACTCGCGTACAGCAGGATCGTGCCGAGGATCGGGCCAATACAGGGGGTCCAGGCAGCGGCAAAGGTCATGCCAACGAGAAAGGTCCCGACATACCCGGCAGGTTTTCCGGACAGATGGAATTTCCGTTCCCGGGTCAAAAAATCCAGTCTGATAATACCTGAGACAAAAAGGCCGAAGAATATGACCAGCACACCGCCGATATTCCTGATCCAGTCCTGATACTGGAACATGAACTTTCCGACCGCTGAAGATGAAGCGCCAAGAGCTACAAAGATCGTTGAAAAACCTGCGATGAAGGCGAGCGAATTGGTTACCGTGAGAAAACGGATGCGCTTCCGGTCAGTCCCCTCTTTCAGGTCTTCGAATGAAACACCGGTGATAAAGGTGATATAGGAAGGGACAAGTGGAAGCACGCAGGGAGAGAGAAAGGAAAGGATGCCGGCAAGAAACGCAAGGGAGAAGGAGACATCCTTCATACGCGAGCCCCTTCGCTCAGAGCGCAGTCTTCAGTGCTGCCCTTGATCTTCTCTATTGCATGCGGTATCACATCCATGATCGCTTCCAGTCCCTCTTTCACTGCCTTGGGGCTTCCCGGCAGATTAATGATCAATGTCTTTCCCCTGACGCCTGCTACAGCGCGGGAAAGCATTGCCCTGTTCGTTTTCTTTAGCCCTGCCATCCTCATTGCCTCGGCAATACCGGGAATCTCCTTTTCGATAACCTGGAGTGTTGCATCCGGCGCCACATCTCTTGGAGAGAGACCGGTGCCGCCGGTCGTGATGATCAGATCCACGTTTCTACAGTACTCGATAAGTTTTTCTTTAATCAATTCTTTCTCATCAGGGATGATCTCGTAATAAGAGACGTCAGCATCTATGGCCTTGAGCATATCCCTGATCAGTGGGCCGCCAAGATCCTCACGTTCGTTGCGCGAGCCCTTGTCGCTGAGTGTAAGAATGGCTGCGGATATCATAAACCGGAAGACGCTGCCATGACAGTGACTTTGTCACCATTTCTGACTGTGCCGCCATTGATGACTTTGATGAAGATGCCTTCCTTCGGCATGACGCAGTCTCCGGCCTGGTAGTAGATGGCGCAGCGGGTATGACATTCCTTGCCGATCTGGCTCACCTCGCCGATGATCTCCTGCCCGATCTGCAGGCGTGTTCCGACTGGCAGGGAAACGAGGTCAATGCCTTCAGTAGTTATATTCTCTGCAAAATCTCCGGCCTTCACATCCAGGCCCATATCCTGCATCTTCTTAATGCTTTCGACTGCAAGGAGACTGACCTGTCTGTGCCATTCTGATGATGAATGGGCATCGCCCTCGATACCGTAGTTTGTGCGGATCTCTGCCTCTGCGACTGGCTTCTTCCGCATCCCTTTTTTATCGCTGATATTGATCGAAACAACTTTGGCAGACATGTTAAACGATACCACAATAAAACAGGGGGGAACAAGCTGATACTGCAAGATCGGATATCATTTTCATCCTAAGTAATATGACTTTTCTGCTACCTGAGTCTCTTATAAATTTCTCTTCGATGACCAACTCTGAGGATGACCACATCATTGCCTTCAATATCAAAAACAACCCTGTAATCGCCAATCCTGTATTTGTAAGTCCCAAGCTCGGGGTTGCTCAGTTTTTCCGAATTTAACAGAGGATTATCCTGAAGTTTTAAAAGGGCTTTTCCGATATTGCCTTTTACCGAAGAATCCAGTTTCTTTATGTCTTTTTCAGCCCTGCGGGTATAAACAAGCTTGCAGCTCATTCACCAAAAATCTCT belongs to Nitrospirota bacterium and includes:
- a CDS encoding cytochrome c biogenesis protein CcdA, producing the protein MKDVSFSLAFLAGILSFLSPCVLPLVPSYITFITGVSFEDLKEGTDRKRIRFLTVTNSLAFIAGFSTIFVALGASSSAVGKFMFQYQDWIRNIGGVLVIFFGLFVSGIIRLDFLTRERKFHLSGKPAGYVGTFLVGMTFAAAWTPCIGPILGTILLYASSKGSAEYGFKLLAVYSLGLAVPFFISSLMFNSFLSYSARIRKYMKVIMLVSGIVLIAFGVLLLTNNVRQLTTLFPDLGINF
- a CDS encoding MogA/MoaB family molybdenum cofactor biosynthesis protein — protein: MISAAILTLSDKGSRNEREDLGGPLIRDMLKAIDADVSYYEIIPDEKELIKEKLIEYCRNVDLIITTGGTGLSPRDVAPDATLQVIEKEIPGIAEAMRMAGLKKTNRAMLSRAVAGVRGKTLIINLPGSPKAVKEGLEAIMDVIPHAIEKIKGSTEDCALSEGARV
- a CDS encoding MOSC domain-containing protein, which produces MSAKVVSINISDKKGMRKKPVAEAEIRTNYGIEGDAHSSSEWHRQVSLLAVESIKKMQDMGLDVKAGDFAENITTEGIDLVSLPVGTRLQIGQEIIGEVSQIGKECHTRCAIYYQAGDCVMPKEGIFIKVINGGTVRNGDKVTVMAASSGL
- a CDS encoding type II toxin-antitoxin system RelE/ParE family toxin, coding for MSCKLVYTRRAEKDIKKLDSSVKGNIGKALLKLQDNPLLNSEKLSNPELGTYKYRIGDYRVVFDIEGNDVVILRVGHRREIYKRLR